AAAAGATTGCTTTATGGTACAAAACAGAACTAGCCTTTTTATTTGGAAATGGTAAAGGGTTTACCATTTGTCACAATTTTTGCTAGTTATTGGTCAAAGAGAGGCAACTCTTTGCAAATACCTTTGCCACAACAACTTTAAAATTTGATAATATGTCCATGTTGTGTTGAGTGCTTGTCACACCGCCCCCAGTTGGCCAAAAAAATATCAAGTGATGCTGGTTTATTGCAACAATGATTCTCAAAAAGAAATGGAATGAAACATTGAGAGACAAAATTCTTGTTAAAAAAAGTGGCTTTGTATTCTGAGAGGGAAGTTAGGACACCTTTGATTAAGCTTCTATCCAAAGTCGGGGCCATTTCATGAAGCAGAAGATTACTGGCAATGAAAAGCTGTTGGAAAAATCGTTTCCAACATGTTGATCATCTATGAAAATACAGAGAATATAAAAGAAATTGATAATATCCTCTTTAGAGCAGACAGCAGTGGggattatgggaaatgtggtttAAAGACTCTATCACTAATATTGCCTCTGACGTGAGGTCAAGAATTCAATTGTCTctcaaaattaatttttattcaTGATAAACATACCGAGGTTTCAGAAAATGCTACTTTATCTTGAAATGATGGCTGTGTACATGAGGGCAACAGCTACTGATCCTagagttgtttgtgttgttgggTAGTCCTCACTGAATTTTTATTACaatatcttcttcttttctgttcttgtATTTCTGTAAAGAACATCAAATGTCAAGTCTGTTGTTTTAATcaatttccttttcttctcttgtcTCCCTGACTCACTCTCCTCGGTCAGAAAGACAGGTAGAGTGTGGTCTGCTTTGTTTGTCTTCTCTGAAGAGTTGTGATCAAACTCGggccacacacactctctcttacCCCTTAAGGCACAGAGCGCTggcagcacacacaaacacacatctggtATCAGTCTAACTAAAGCTCTGTTTATCCCCGTAAATGGACTCCTACCTGACTGACCGGTTTGGCTGTCCTCTCTATGGACTCCATCTTCTCCCTTCGTCAGTCCGCTTCAAAGCTGACGGCTGACATATACGagctgtgtttgagtgtgttttacAAGGATGtttttgtgcgtgtgtttgtaatgagagggacagagaaaaagagagcacagaaagtaaagtaaaaggAAAGAAGATTTCTTGGGGTTCACTCTGAGTTTTACTGGAGGCTTTGATTTTTCTTGTGTGTATGCGGAGTTGAGTGTGGGTGTAAGAGATAAAGCAACATAAAGAGaaagagcacagagaaatatgTTCTCTGTTACATTctgatgaatgaagaaaaacacGTTCCTTTCTCCAAGAaatttttaatttcactcaCATGTAGCCaaagataaagacaaaaactCTGGTAATGTAGTACCTTATCaaattattgataattgatatcAAATTATATATCAAATTATTGATGAGGTATTATATAATGTTTATTAACAGTATGTGGCATTTATTCTTCTTCAGTATTCATTTAAAGGCATTATTAGATTAATTGATGGGTGTATTACATTTAGAGTCAAATTTAATTATTACATTGTCCAACAATGTCTGGTTTTGTGAAATTTTAGACTCACCACAGCTGTATTACATTGCATTGTGACTAATTATTGCATTATCAGCAACTAGAAGCCAACTGTTTTATCAACGGCCAGTGGGACTGGTGTTTAGTGATGACTTGATATAGGCCTTttaacagcagacattttgacttgttacAGTAGAACAAATCCAACagtttacagccatgctagcagctctgtgactTCAGCTAAAAGCTCACATCAGCATGCTTATAGTGATAATGCTAGTAAAAACTTCAGCAATTCAtccaacctcatggtggcgaAAGAGAAAAAATCAGGGGATCGCCAGAGTCAGcatgattcatcctctggggaacatgaatgtctgtacaaaatatcATAACAATCCATCAAATGAGATGTTTTGACAATATttcgctagcatggctaaaagaCACAGATGTTACTAGTATCATAAACGATGTCTCTGTCTATTCAAGCCTGCCTGTTTCAGTGTGACAATGAGGCAGCGTTAACTAGGAGCAGGACCTTGAAACTGAAGCGGCTAAATGGCATTCAGCCATAATTCATCTTATTATTTATGCCTGAGCATTTCCTACAGTGACATGATGAAAAAGGCCTTTTCTCATCAATAGTTTTTAGCATCAGCAAAATCAAAGCAGAAAGTAAAAAACCCATACATTTAGTTTCACAGAAACCCGaattcattttttcaaaaaaccaaaaaacaaacatctaagacactctaaaataaaaactaacGAGGGAGGAGGGTTGAGGGAGACAATCTGCCTTCACTGGTGTTCATGATGTTCTGCTTAGTCCGTCCTCAGTATGGTTTTTTCTGCTCaggacagacacaaacacacacatacacagagattAAAGTGTGGTTTCCATTGATGGTGATGGTTAAATCAAAACTGTTAAGATCAAAGGGAACAAgttatgttttcatgtcatCTTACCTGTGCTGACCGCTTTCTTTCTGTAgaggaaataaatgataataattagtCACTCTTGCATCAACACTTCATACATGAAAATGATACAAACACAGTGGTTCTCACATATTTTCATGTCActgacacatgaacacatttgaTCACATATGGGCCCATATAGGACAATTGTTTCTTGGTTTGATTGTTTCAACGTGTTTGTATGAGGGTCTCCAAACTCACCTGAGTACAAGTAGAGCAGCAGCACACTCAGCATGACCAACAGTATAACCACAATGAAGCAAAGAGTGAGGTAAAAAAGCCAGCTGACTGGTTCTGGGCCgattaaacagaaaacagagacatGCGGTGTCAGATATGTTCCTCTGCTGCCACTGTGTGGTAGCTAAGTGAACTGCAGTGACATCATATCCTCTTCTCACCTTCAACATTCAGAATGAAACTCTTTCTGATGGGCACTCGCAGGGACTGATGAGAGACGCTGCATATAAACTGCTTGCCTGAGTCCCTGAGCGAAGCCTGGAGGTAGAAGAAAGCCGAAAGCGAGAAGGTCTTGTCCGAGTTGTGTTTGTGGCTGGACAGCAGAACGTTCTGCAGCACCTTGGGGAGAGGAGCACCGACCCTCTGGCCTGCCACTGCCGGGTCCTGCTGATACCAAATTATCTCCACATCCAGAGGGTAGTAGCTCTCTGCCTCACAAACCACCTTCTGCTCCGCACCCTCCTGCAGTGAGAGAGTAGGTGCGACATTGAGGGAGACACGGGGAGGctctgaggagaggaggagaaaataaaattcaaggCAGTTGCAACAAGGGGTTCTCTGTCTTGAGTTTGTCTCTAAGTGCCATTAGCCAATGCTGTGTGCAACATTCAGGGGGGAATTACGtctcaaaattttaatttttgttttatatcattataaaccaaatatcttttttttttgcacaaacaaACTTGTTTTGTCCGAATTATGAAATTATGATGgcaatttttcactattttatgacattttataggctaaactattaatcaattaatcagaaGAATATTTGGGAGATTCAGAGATGAAGCTAGAGCGAgaaggttagcttagcttagcacaaaggcTGGAAACAGCTAGGCCTGGCTCTgcccaaagtaaaaaaaacaccaaccaggtacctctaaagctcactaattatcACATCAtaacttgtttgtttaatccgtgcaaaaaaacaaaatgtaagacAAGTTGTTGTTTTATAGTTATGTATGTCCTGAGTTATTTTTTGaagcagtaacttcctggaCTTTTGTTGTCACCGTGCTGTGCAGTGTTactagtctttatgctaagctaagctaaccatctcctgcctCTAGCTTTATttttaccatacagacatgagtgGCATTGATCTTCGCAAATCTCATGTGTATTTCTCAAAACGTCGAACCATTCCTTTAAACTATGACATAATTAACTGAGAAACAAGGGGAGTTCCAAAATAACTTCATTATTTCATTGATTCATTTCAATAATTGAACCTAAATCTATTGCTACTACTTGTATGACTACTGTACTactgtgaataataataatacatagtAATAATTATGATGaaagcaaactccatctgcggatgaagaccatgagatgaaattgaaagctaaaaaaaaagctaattaaGTGGATACTAGTATCATGTCTTGACTCTTTCTCACCTTCGATATGCAGACTTATATCCAGACTGCCGAACAGCGGCATCACTGACACTGAACAAATGTACGTCCCTTCACTGCTCATCTTGGAGAAGGGGAGTATATAAGAAGCGTCCCCGTCTGCGAGACTCCTCAGCCCAACCCCAGTCCCCCGAGTCTGCCCCAAGCGGCTGGTATGGCTGAAGAGTTCGGTTCTCTCTCCTCGATTTTGCAAGTGCCACTCCACGGTGATGTTTGGTGCCTTGTGGTCGACGGCAAAGTGGCAGTGGAGCTTTTGTTGGGACCCCAGGTTTGCTTTCACTGATGGAGATTGTGTTTTCATGACCATGGCAACTACAAAAGGAAAAGTGATAAGACAGAATGAAACAGAGATACATTTTAGATTGAACTGATATTAATTACATGTTATTTTGTGGAAACAAACTACGTGTGGAAACATAACTTTTTGATCAGAGCCCATGATACAAGTGTGCCATAATGATGTCCCTTTGATGATTACTCTGGGCTTCAGTTTGCCATCAACTAAAAACAGAATTGTTTATCTAAACATTATCATATTGACTATAAGTaaagtcaaaaatattgttACCAGCTGTAACTGTTACCTGTTGTGATGAGTATCTCTGTGTCGCTGATAGTAGACCAGCTGCGGTAGTCCTGCTGTCCAGAGGGCGGTTGGTCAGATGGGTGTCTGAGGAAGCTGGTGACGGTGAACAGGCCCTTGGTGTGTTTCAAGGTGCAGCTGAACCAGCGGTTGTACTCACTGGTCCCCTTTACAGGCCAGCGGACATGGATGCCCGCTGTGCTGTACCTACGGATCTCACACTCCAACTGATCTGCTTCCACACCCTCCACATACCGCCGCATGTCCAACTTGGATCCTACAAcacaacagaataaaatataatagaaTAGAAAAGTTCTCAGGCTGTTGATCCTACAGGCTACAGGCCTTACCGGTGACCAGGAACGTGATGGCATGTGGATTAATAGGGGTGTCTCCTTTTTGACCAAACTGCAGCATAGCCTCTCTGTGGAGGTTCTGAGTCTCCGTGTGACCCTCATTATTCACAGACACATGTTCATCAGTGAACGGACAGGGCAGCCATGATACCTGATCGACGCACTGTACACctgagatacacacacacacacacacacacacacacacacagacagacagacagagacagacagagagagagagagagagagagagagagagaaagagaaagtataGTATATAAGTATAAGTATTAGTATATAAGTATAACCCTTTAGCAAGTACAGTATAGTGCAGCatactaaatatatatagtatagtatagtgaataaatacagtagtatagtatagtacagtttAGTGAATATCGTATAGTGTAGTTGTTTCGTTCCTGTTCCTGTAGTCTTATGTATTTTATGGCTGCAAAACACATAGGCTATAAACTCGAAGCATAAACTGCAAACCTCCTCAATCTGTAATAACGCTTCAAACAATGACTTACCTGCACATAGATACAAGTAAATAAGTATCTTTAAGATTAAACCCATGATTGTACATTGGTAGAAGCTTCTCCTTGTTGCTCGAGCACCACAGAGTTGGCAGTTACCgagtttcactttcattttagaggaaaaaaaaccgTACTTTGCATGGGCGCATCACGTGTGAAgcagatcactggaaaaatcTTTTCTAAAGTTAGATGgtatttaacagatatttcCTTATGACAACTTCTAAAATAATGAGCCAAATGAATATCTGAGTGAGCATTATTTACCAGGCTTCAGGTTTCGTTTTTGCGCCGCTAAACATGCAGTACTGAGTGTGACCTGAGGTGGCGCTGTGAGTTCATGTGAACACCTGAGAGCGGCGGGTCTTTCTCTTGTCTGACGTCACGCTGCTGCAGAACAGCGGAAGCGCTTTATACGAAATGTTGACATGCTGCTGAAAACCTGTTCAGAGTTCCTTAGGTTGACGGATTTTCAGCTGTATCGGCTTCATTGCTGTATGTCGTGAAGCACTGCTGTTTGAGTTGACTATATGGACTCTTCTGATTGTCACTCTGTGGTGCAGCTCATGAATAGGAATTGAAAACTTGACCAAAACTAGCAACAACCTGCATTTAGCTACCGGCAGCTATGACACTGATGATGGATAAAGGTAAGTTGGTTCACTTTTTGTATAATGTCTCTTTAAACACGTTTATGCGGTAGAGTATGACACAACATTGAACTCTAAATCATTTATCTTAAATTTGCCATGTCaccatgtttatattttttcgCGAATTGAGATGAAATAGGTTCAgcagataaaacacaacttAGTTGAAACAATATTAGTTTTAATCAGTAGTTCACATTGTTTTCTACCAGTTTACtttggaagaaaacaaaacaaaacaaccagaTCCATCCAGTTTAATGTTGTAGAAGCAGGTTCTGTTTGTGTATTATCAGTCGAGGGCTGAATAGATAAGGGTGCAGCTAATTATTATTTGCACTACTGACAAATCTGTTGAATAATACCCATCATATGAATAATTGCATAGTCTgcaaaatgtcataaaatagagTAAAATCCCAGAACCCTCATAACATCTCTAGATGTCTTGTTATAtttgatatacagtaaaaaaaaaaaaaagatcctttgcttgataaatgactcaaaTCTATTGAGTATTAAAATGGTTGTCagtgaattttctgtcaatccaCTAATTGTTTTGGCACTAGAAAATTgaagatttataaaatgtgtCAAGACATATTCTACCaggtatatattttttatgataagtaaaacaacaataaatcagttttttttaaataaggtTTGACACAATGTATAACTTTATATAACAACCTGCACTTAATGGTAGATTATTAATAAATTCTGTGCTAACACCCCTGTCCTTTTATCTGTGGAGCTCTTAAATAAGCCTTTACAAAGAAGACGTTGTGACATGTctcagtaggaaaagcacaggtgtaaataataaaatgagtgACAGCTGAATTCATTTAGCTGcatcagtttcagggtcctggtgttgTGCGTGCTGGTTCACCGTCCCGCTGTCATGACTTATGGGGATATTTGAAAAGAGCCATTGTTTATATTATTAGTGACACATTAGCTGGCAGTGCATTCCTTCTCTGAATGAATTAAATATTGCTCCTTGCCATTGCTTTgatgtctgttttcttttgctttcagATTCGGCCGTTCTTCAGGGTGCTTTCCTACTGGCTGATAAGCTGTGTCTCCCTTCTTCCCTGTCCTCCCTTCAAAAAGCTGACTGGAGCAGGGTGGGGCATCCGGTCCTGGCAGCAGTCAGAGAAATCTGTGGCCAGGAGGAACTCGGTGGTCCTCCCAACAGCAGGGCTGCCTGCTGGAAAAAGAAATTAGTTTGTGTTGTGTGGTTGAAGCTGCTGTGCAGGGACACTGGAGAGGACGTTGAGACGGCGTGGAGGGAGAACCCTTTCTTCCCTCTCCAGAACGCCCTCCCTGACGTCAACCATGTCGTCCTCCTGGAACTGGTAAAGTCCATGTCAGCTTCAAAGATATTTGCGCATCTCCTCCTGTGTCTTCCTCAGTCTCAGATCTGCTGCGAGCTGGAAAGGCTGACGCAACATGTGAAGAGCAGCCCTACAAGCGAGGATGATGTCCGCCTCTTTCTGGAGCTGTGGTGGGAACTGTGGAAAGGCAGAGATGAGCGGACAGCAGGGGGAGAGGAGAGTATAGAGATGATGTTCGCTAACCAGTTTGCTCGTCTCACCACCAAGACCGCCAGTATGTCCCCTCAGGCCGCCAAGAGGTTTAAACTAGACACATCAGCATCATCGCCAAACACTGACATCCTGTACATTCTCCTTCACACACTGAAAGACTTAAGAGATCACATATCTACAACAGACCTCTGCCTCCACGCCCTCGCCATCTCTCTTGACGTTCTTTACACGTCCTTCCTGATAGAACGAGCGGTCAAGCTTCCAACTGAAGAGAAGATGCACATCCTGTCTAAAGCTGTCATCATCAGAGAAAAGAACAATGAGAAACTCAGTCCTGAACTCATTCAGGAGGCTCAGAGAGACCTCAGTACCTCTTACACCCCATCTTGGTTTCAGCCTAGTCAGATGAAGCTAACTGAAGCCTTGCAGATTGTTATAGAACTTGCACAGTTTTGGAAAAACAGTGGGTTTCTGAAAGTGTGTGACAACTCGAATCCCAGTTACTCTGCATTCAAACTACAGCAAAGTGCCCAGAGAGTCCTGATAGCTGTAGAGGAAGCTGACGTGCCTGAAGCTATGACAGAAATGGGTGTTAAAGAGGCTGTGAAGAATATGCTGAGAGATTTGTTGGAGTCTCTGTCCTTCCCTGCCATAGAGAGCACCCCTGAAGTGAATGTGAGGGTCACCACGACCATCATCAGTCACCGTCTGGAGGACTATCACAACTTTGCGGTGTTATTTGCCCGTGAGAGGAGCTGGGCGGACTGTGATGAGCACTGGATGGACTGCCTGGAAAAGAACCAAGTAGCCTTCCAGCATCACGACACGCTGATCAAACTCTCCTCCACCCTGACGAGTAAACTCCACAGCGAGGGCTCCACTGTGAGCCAGTGCAGGAAGCTGATGAAAGTCGTCGCAGACATTTTCTCTGCGCTTTCCTTAGAAGATAAGAATAAAGCGTTGGCTGCCATGCTCAGACTGTCCAGCAGGGGGTTCTTCGGGGGCTCCGTTCCCTCCACTGTGACTGACGGGTTTGAGCAGGAGCTCAACATGGCCTTCAACTGCATCATCCAAGGAGGGGGTGGAGCACCAGCAGCAGCGCTGCAGGGCAACCTGAACACAGCTGTCTCTTTAGTAGCGAGAGTGGCGTTTCAGAACCCAGAGGCCACTTTGAGGTCTTGCTGCCATTCAGCAATTTTCAATAAAGGAGCTTTTGCTCTCATGGCTAAgatcctgcagcagctgcctggactcagaggacagagggaaagaggaggagcagatGAGAACATAGACAGAAGAAGGGGTCCTATGAGTGGTAACGGTCTACTCTGCTGGTGTCTACAGGAAGTGATCAGGACCAGGTCATTGTCGGACAATGAAAAGGAGCAGTTTCTCAAGTTTCTGGGTCTGCTCATTATGCCAGTCATGACAGTtgagggagaggaaaagaggttTCTGTCACCTCAGGAAGTCGTCAACACCTTCGTCCTACCTAACCTCTCCTCTATGGGTGAGCGTCCTctgatgttttgatttaaaacttAGTAACCTGCTAGCTCATCTCTTTCCATGTTTAAATGTTAGTTTTGGAATCTTCTGTGTAAAAAGTGCACTTATGCAACTAGAAATGGGATCTTAGTGACCCAGTTAAACCAATATGATGTTCATATTGAAGTATCTGCAttggtttgacaaaataatcttaactaaCCAGCTTTTTCTAAAGCTTTTGACCACATTAGCCTTTATCAGCGAGTGACGTTTGCTCAGATGTCACTGGTTTAAACCAACAATGATGGTTGCAGTCAGTTATCATTATGAGATTTCTTTGTTCCTCATTTATCAATAATAGTATTTGCCTAAAAAGTCCAGTATCAATCAGACTGTACATTAACATTCATCAGTATAGGTACTGGCCTTCATTACTGATGCTGGTCAAATAACAGGTGGAGTTTTGAGCCTGTCTGTTTCAACATACATCTCTGTATTCCCTCCAGGTCACAGCTCCGTTGATATAGAGCTGAGTCTGCAACTTCTCCACACTGCCTTGTGTGTGGATGTCCATGAAGCGGCTTCTTCTCCTCACTGGGTGCTTGACTGCTCTCCGTTTCCTCTGCTCTACGTCCTGGCCCAGCTGCACAACCAGGCTCTCAGGTTGACCAAACTGTCCCCCTCTGTCTGTTCTTGTAGCTTTAATTCCACATCCAGATGCTCATCATTattcctctgttttctttctcaacATCTGCCAGGTGTTGGGAGCAGACACCAGAGGGTGCTGTTCACCACTGGTC
This is a stretch of genomic DNA from Thunnus albacares chromosome 6, fThuAlb1.1, whole genome shotgun sequence. It encodes these proteins:
- the dhrs13b.2 gene encoding tapasin-related protein, which translates into the protein MKVKLGNCQLCGARATRRSFYQCTIMGLILKILIYLYLCAGVQCVDQVSWLPCPFTDEHVSVNNEGHTETQNLHREAMLQFGQKGDTPINPHAITFLVTGSKLDMRRYVEGVEADQLECEIRRYSTAGIHVRWPVKGTSEYNRWFSCTLKHTKGLFTVTSFLRHPSDQPPSGQQDYRSWSTISDTEILITTVAMVMKTQSPSVKANLGSQQKLHCHFAVDHKAPNITVEWHLQNRGERTELFSHTSRLGQTRGTGVGLRSLADGDASYILPFSKMSSEGTYICSVSVMPLFGSLDISLHIEEPPRVSLNVAPTLSLQEGAEQKVVCEAESYYPLDVEIIWYQQDPAVAGQRVGAPLPKVLQNVLLSSHKHNSDKTFSLSAFFYLQASLRDSGKQFICSVSHQSLRVPIRKSFILNVEEPVSWLFYLTLCFIVVILLVMLSVLLLYLYSERKRSAQKKPY
- the gemin4 gene encoding gem-associated protein 4 — protein: MTLMMDKDSAVLQGAFLLADKLCLPSSLSSLQKADWSRVGHPVLAAVREICGQEELGGPPNSRAACWKKKLVCVVWLKLLCRDTGEDVETAWRENPFFPLQNALPDVNHVVLLELVKSMSASKIFAHLLLCLPQSQICCELERLTQHVKSSPTSEDDVRLFLELWWELWKGRDERTAGGEESIEMMFANQFARLTTKTASMSPQAAKRFKLDTSASSPNTDILYILLHTLKDLRDHISTTDLCLHALAISLDVLYTSFLIERAVKLPTEEKMHILSKAVIIREKNNEKLSPELIQEAQRDLSTSYTPSWFQPSQMKLTEALQIVIELAQFWKNSGFLKVCDNSNPSYSAFKLQQSAQRVLIAVEEADVPEAMTEMGVKEAVKNMLRDLLESLSFPAIESTPEVNVRVTTTIISHRLEDYHNFAVLFARERSWADCDEHWMDCLEKNQVAFQHHDTLIKLSSTLTSKLHSEGSTVSQCRKLMKVVADIFSALSLEDKNKALAAMLRLSSRGFFGGSVPSTVTDGFEQELNMAFNCIIQGGGGAPAAALQGNLNTAVSLVARVAFQNPEATLRSCCHSAIFNKGAFALMAKILQQLPGLRGQRERGGADENIDRRRGPMSGNGLLCWCLQEVIRTRSLSDNEKEQFLKFLGLLIMPVMTVEGEEKRFLSPQEVVNTFVLPNLSSMGHSSVDIELSLQLLHTALCVDVHEAASSPHWVLDCSPFPLLYVLAQLHNQALRCWEQTPEGAVHHWSMDTKELLVSVLTSLGQVVGAEVVAAPSSWSRALFWLYNKMEELDWTVRFHLKPVWGEHFKNEVPSSLLTVCDLPEQEWSGLDLPQYGQGTGLLAWMECCSLSDSLQSTMLSRLSLDQSRPDHVGMFSKGLLVALTQVLPWCSVSQWSRLLGALKELIASGRLHVPFSLEYVDFLPLLDLRRFSCELRLSVLLLRVLQLLCGSSCSHWLSVDGWAHVGRLYAHAVREMMNSLRAKLPLPSSGTSTVSPTGSASTPPKTPASRDSSLSCTAVKSPKVSKDSLKDVKQVEEDSPLKSKASQMEEEVETFPSQEVLFVLSQLFCHVQHIQVMMPGGQCEPLFLCSLEILSHYEAIMAAFPDSSSPLESDNTRHFLSTITDNLENQEMKAVLQQKIAQLVSSAA